A single genomic interval of Neisseria leonii harbors:
- a CDS encoding L-serine ammonia-lyase, translated as MISLFDMFKIGVGPSSSHTVGPMKAGAGFAAELARRNLLAQTERVAVHIYGSLSLTGRGHNTDSAIIAGLAGEMPETADTRRLPQLVEEIKSSGRLPLGGRVVPFDYEGDLHWHNENLPLHENGMRLEAWGGGTCLFAETYYSIGGGFIVTADGLNTPQQQGEADVPYPYRSAADLQAHAEGESLRISTVMLRNECALRPEAEVRAYAAKIWQVMSECIENGMNAEGVLPGRLRLPRRAPNLKAVIEGTRLSNDPMQVLDWVNMVAFAVNEENAAGGRVVTAPTNGACGIVPAVLAYYDRYIAPTNASSTMRYLLVCSAVGSLYKMNASISGAEVGCQGETGVASSMAAAGLTEIQGGSPAQVLEAAEIAMEHHLGLTCDPVDGQVQVPCIERNAMSAMKAINASRMALMRRSKSAVSLDKVIATMYETGKDMNPKYRETATGGLAIHVVPC; from the coding sequence ATGATCAGTTTATTCGACATGTTTAAAATCGGCGTCGGCCCGTCCAGTTCGCACACGGTGGGGCCGATGAAGGCCGGTGCCGGGTTTGCCGCCGAACTGGCGCGGCGCAACCTGTTGGCGCAGACAGAGCGCGTGGCCGTGCATATTTACGGCTCGCTGTCGCTGACCGGCCGCGGCCATAATACCGACAGCGCGATTATCGCCGGTTTGGCGGGCGAGATGCCGGAGACCGCCGATACGCGCCGCCTGCCGCAACTGGTGGAAGAAATTAAAAGTAGCGGCCGTCTGCCGTTGGGCGGCAGGGTAGTGCCGTTTGATTATGAGGGCGACCTGCACTGGCACAACGAAAACCTGCCGCTGCACGAAAACGGTATGCGGCTGGAAGCGTGGGGTGGCGGTACGTGCCTGTTTGCCGAAACGTATTACTCGATCGGCGGCGGCTTTATCGTAACGGCAGACGGCCTGAATACGCCGCAGCAGCAGGGCGAAGCCGATGTGCCGTACCCTTACCGCTCGGCTGCCGATTTGCAGGCACACGCCGAGGGCGAGAGTCTGCGTATCTCCACTGTGATGCTGCGCAATGAATGTGCCTTGCGGCCGGAAGCGGAGGTGCGCGCGTATGCGGCGAAGATTTGGCAGGTGATGAGCGAGTGCATCGAAAACGGCATGAATGCCGAGGGTGTGCTGCCCGGCCGTCTGCGCCTGCCGCGCCGCGCGCCGAATCTGAAAGCGGTGATTGAAGGCACGCGCCTGTCGAACGACCCGATGCAGGTTTTGGATTGGGTGAACATGGTGGCTTTTGCCGTGAACGAGGAAAATGCCGCCGGCGGGCGGGTGGTAACCGCACCGACCAACGGTGCCTGCGGTATTGTCCCTGCGGTACTGGCCTATTACGACCGCTATATCGCGCCCACCAACGCCAGCAGCACCATGCGTTATCTGCTGGTGTGCAGCGCGGTCGGCAGTCTGTATAAAATGAACGCGTCGATTTCGGGCGCGGAAGTGGGCTGTCAGGGCGAAACGGGGGTGGCCAGCTCGATGGCGGCGGCAGGGCTGACTGAAATTCAGGGCGGCAGTCCGGCGCAGGTATTGGAGGCGGCCGAAATCGCGATGGAGCACCATCTGGGGCTGACCTGCGATCCGGTGGACGGGCAGGTGCAGGTGCCGTGCATCGAGCGCAACGCCATGAGCGCGATGAAGGCCATCAATGCTTCGCGCATGGCTTTGATGCGGCGCAGCAAGTCGGCCGTGTCGCTGGACAAAGTGATTGCCACGATGTATGAAACCGGCAAAGACATGAACCCGAAATACCGCGAAACCGCCACCGGCGGTCTGGCCATACATGTTGTGCCCTGTTGA
- the dusB gene encoding tRNA dihydrouridine synthase DusB has translation MQIGSHLISPPVALAPMAGITDKPFRRLAKRFGAGYAVSEMLSSDPSLRHTKKSLFRSDFDGETGVRAVQIAGSDPKQLAEAARYNADNGAEIIDINMGCPAKKVCNVLAGSALLQNEALVGDILRAVAGAVDVPVTLKTRLGFCDTNKNVLTVARMAEDAGIAALAVHGRTREQMYRGDATYDLIGEVKQCVRLPLWVNGDITSPQKAAAVLAQTGADGVMIGRGAQGQPWLFADTAAYLRDGVLPPALPFQTAAEAVCAHLAEMHAFYGETAGVRITRKHIGWYTARLAGGEDFRKAFNRIESAAGQSDALAAFLAAQPLAEWPTDYREAV, from the coding sequence ATGCAGATTGGTTCCCACCTGATTTCCCCGCCGGTTGCGTTGGCACCGATGGCGGGGATTACCGACAAACCGTTCCGCCGTCTGGCCAAACGGTTCGGCGCGGGCTATGCCGTCAGCGAAATGCTGTCGAGTGATCCGTCGCTGCGCCACACCAAAAAAAGCCTGTTCCGCAGCGATTTTGACGGCGAAACGGGCGTGCGCGCGGTGCAGATTGCGGGCAGCGACCCGAAGCAGCTGGCTGAAGCGGCGCGTTACAATGCGGACAACGGTGCCGAGATTATCGACATCAATATGGGTTGTCCGGCCAAAAAAGTGTGCAATGTGCTGGCCGGCAGCGCGCTGCTGCAAAACGAGGCGCTGGTGGGCGATATTCTGCGCGCGGTGGCGGGGGCGGTGGACGTGCCGGTTACGCTGAAAACCCGTTTGGGCTTTTGCGACACCAATAAAAATGTCCTCACGGTTGCCCGAATGGCCGAAGATGCCGGCATTGCCGCACTGGCGGTGCACGGGCGCACGCGCGAGCAGATGTACCGCGGCGATGCCACGTATGACTTAATCGGCGAGGTGAAACAGTGTGTGCGCCTGCCGCTGTGGGTGAACGGCGACATCACGTCGCCGCAGAAAGCCGCCGCCGTACTGGCGCAGACCGGAGCCGACGGCGTGATGATCGGGCGCGGCGCACAGGGCCAGCCCTGGCTGTTTGCCGATACGGCCGCGTATCTGCGCGACGGTGTGCTGCCGCCTGCCCTGCCGTTTCAGACGGCCGCCGAGGCCGTCTGCGCCCATTTGGCCGAGATGCACGCGTTTTACGGCGAAACGGCCGGTGTGCGCATCACGCGCAAACACATCGGCTGGTACACCGCGCGGCTGGCGGGCGGCGAAGATTTCCGCAAAGCGTTCAACCGCATCGAGTCGGCCGCCGGACAATCTGATGCGCTGGCGGCGTTTCTGGCCGCGCAGCCGCTTGCCGAATGGCCGACGGATTACCGTGAAGCCGTCTGA
- a CDS encoding pimeloyl-ACP methyl esterase BioG family protein gives MRIEYLVSAGGGEAVLYFSGWSFTPDAVRHLAAPEGCDVLACWAYGDSLPDMDLTAYRRVRIVAWSMGCLMAERAAAHWRARGLLCGEVVSAVAVNGTPKPRDRRFGIAPAVFDAVLARLTPQRYAAFRQSCGAAAAHLAARPFDGAAAELAALVRHTAAPAAEPLPWCRALVGLRDRVFPPSAQQRYWQPRCAVGTADAPHYLFDRYRDWQQLWQG, from the coding sequence ATGCGGATTGAGTATTTGGTGTCGGCCGGCGGCGGGGAAGCCGTTCTGTATTTTTCCGGTTGGAGCTTTACGCCCGATGCGGTGCGCCATCTGGCCGCCCCCGAAGGCTGTGATGTGCTGGCCTGTTGGGCATACGGCGACAGCCTGCCCGATATGGATTTGACCGCTTACCGCCGCGTGCGGATTGTGGCGTGGTCGATGGGCTGCCTGATGGCGGAGCGGGCTGCGGCGCACTGGCGCGCACGCGGTCTGTTGTGCGGCGAAGTGGTGTCGGCTGTGGCGGTAAACGGTACACCGAAGCCGCGCGACCGGCGGTTCGGCATTGCGCCTGCGGTATTCGATGCCGTGCTGGCACGCCTGACACCGCAGCGTTATGCCGCTTTCCGCCAATCGTGCGGTGCGGCTGCGGCGCATCTGGCCGCCCGCCCGTTCGACGGTGCGGCTGCCGAGTTGGCCGCGCTGGTACGCCATACGGCGGCACCGGCGGCCGAACCGCTGCCGTGGTGCCGCGCGCTGGTCGGTCTGCGGGACCGGGTGTTTCCGCCGTCTGCCCAGCAGCGGTACTGGCAGCCGCGTTGTGCCGTCGGGACGGCGGACGCGCCGCATTATCTTTTTGACCGTTACCGCGACTGGCAGCAGTTATGGCAGGGATAG
- the bioB gene encoding biotin synthase BioB: MNIAPVALRRQSARTPHPTALYWRKCQVEELFALPFLDLVYQAAEVHRTHFHPREIQLSTLLSIKTGGCPEDCEYCPQSAHYNTGLGKSQMMDVDEILKIAQTAKARGASRFCMGAAWRGPKPKDVETVSEIIKAVKGLGLETCGTFGMLEEGMAQDLKNAGLDYYNHNLDTDPDRYNDIIHTRRHEDRMDTLGKVRSAGLKVCCGGIVGMNETRAERAGLIASLANLDPQPESVPINQLVKVEGTPLAGAEDLDWTEFVRTVAVARITMPKSYVRLSAGRSGMSEAVQAMCFLAGANSIFYGDKLLTTDNPETDGDRLLMDKLDLYPLPCRESVCHDGA, encoded by the coding sequence ATGAATATAGCCCCCGTCGCGCTGCGCCGCCAGAGTGCGCGCACGCCGCACCCCACCGCCCTCTATTGGCGCAAATGCCAAGTCGAAGAACTGTTTGCCCTGCCGTTTCTCGATTTGGTGTATCAGGCCGCCGAAGTCCACCGCACCCATTTCCATCCGCGCGAAATCCAATTGTCCACTCTGCTGTCGATTAAAACCGGCGGCTGCCCCGAAGACTGCGAATACTGCCCGCAGTCGGCACACTACAACACGGGTTTGGGCAAATCGCAGATGATGGACGTGGACGAAATCCTCAAAATCGCCCAAACCGCCAAAGCACGCGGGGCGAGCCGTTTCTGCATGGGGGCGGCCTGGCGCGGGCCGAAGCCGAAAGATGTGGAAACCGTGTCCGAAATCATCAAGGCTGTGAAAGGCTTGGGGCTGGAAACCTGCGGCACTTTCGGTATGCTCGAAGAGGGCATGGCGCAGGACTTGAAAAACGCCGGTTTGGATTATTACAACCATAATCTGGATACCGACCCCGACCGCTACAACGACATTATCCATACCCGCCGCCACGAAGACCGCATGGACACGCTGGGCAAAGTGCGCAGTGCGGGTCTGAAAGTGTGCTGCGGCGGGATTGTCGGCATGAACGAAACCCGTGCCGAACGTGCGGGGCTGATTGCCAGTCTGGCCAATCTCGACCCGCAGCCTGAAAGTGTGCCGATTAATCAGCTGGTCAAAGTGGAAGGCACGCCGCTGGCCGGTGCCGAAGATTTGGACTGGACGGAGTTTGTGCGCACCGTTGCCGTGGCACGGATTACCATGCCGAAAAGTTATGTTCGCCTGTCGGCCGGGCGCAGCGGCATGAGCGAGGCGGTTCAGGCGATGTGTTTTCTCGCCGGCGCCAACTCGATTTTCTACGGCGACAAACTGCTGACCACCGACAACCCTGAAACCGACGGCGACCGCCTGCTGATGGACAAGCTGGATCTGTACCCCCTGCCGTGTCGGGAAAGCGTCTGCCATGACGGCGCATAA
- a CDS encoding exodeoxyribonuclease III: MLKIMSANVNGIRSAYKKGFCEYLAASGADIVCVQELKAQEADLSADMKTPHGMHGVWHCAEKRGYSGVAVYSRRQPDRVQYGMGIEEFDREGRFVRADFGKLSVISLYLPSGTSAPERQELKYRFLDAFYPMLSAMKAEDRDIVVCGDWNIAHQNIDLKNWKGNQKNSGFLPQEREWIGKVIATLGWVDIWRYLYPDIPGYTWWSNRGQAYAKDVGWRIDYQMVTPALAAKAVSAHIYKDEKFSDHAPLVAEYDYPF, encoded by the coding sequence GTGCTGAAAATTATGTCTGCCAATGTAAACGGTATCCGTTCGGCCTACAAAAAAGGCTTCTGCGAATACCTCGCCGCCTCGGGCGCGGATATTGTCTGTGTGCAGGAGTTGAAAGCGCAGGAAGCCGATTTGTCCGCCGACATGAAAACCCCGCACGGTATGCACGGCGTGTGGCACTGTGCCGAAAAGCGCGGTTACAGCGGCGTGGCCGTGTACAGCAGACGGCAGCCCGACCGCGTGCAATACGGCATGGGCATCGAAGAATTCGACCGCGAAGGCCGTTTCGTGCGTGCCGACTTCGGCAAATTGAGCGTGATTTCGCTGTATCTGCCCAGCGGCACCAGCGCACCCGAACGTCAGGAACTGAAATACCGTTTCCTCGATGCGTTTTACCCCATGCTCTCCGCCATGAAAGCCGAAGACCGCGATATTGTGGTGTGCGGCGACTGGAACATCGCCCATCAGAACATCGACCTGAAAAACTGGAAGGGCAACCAAAAAAACTCCGGCTTCCTGCCCCAAGAACGCGAATGGATCGGCAAAGTCATCGCCACATTGGGCTGGGTGGACATCTGGCGGTACCTGTATCCCGACATCCCCGGCTACACTTGGTGGAGCAACCGCGGCCAAGCCTATGCCAAAGACGTGGGCTGGCGCATCGACTATCAAATGGTAACACCCGCACTGGCCGCCAAAGCCGTATCCGCGCACATTTACAAAGACGAGAAATTTTCCGACCACGCCCCGCTGGTAGCAGAATACGATTATCCGTTTTAA
- a CDS encoding 8-amino-7-oxononanoate synthase, with product MAAWRETGMLRTLPQMQPCGRYVLDGGRKLLNLSANDYLGLAADEDLRRQFLHTLSEHEYVFGSSSSRLLGGNHPVFDRLEHLIAARYGREACLLFNSGYHANSGILPALADRDTLMVADKRVHASLIDGMRLARVQNGAAFCRFPHQDYARLAEILHGRGRHFARVLVVTESIFSMDGDCTDLRALVDLKRHFDNVLLYVDEAHAVGVRGSGGLGLAQEQDCIGGIDFLVGTFGKALAASGAYLVCGRVVKDWLVNTARPLLFSTALPPVAAEWAAFVFARLPQFEDRRRHLAALSHRFQTASAGLPGTVAATGSHLVPYVLGDPARAQACAHRLRAAGFYCLPVRPPTVPPGRAGVRFSLNAAMTEAELDVLAAALGSLSDAD from the coding sequence ATGGCGGCATGGCGGGAAACGGGTATGCTGCGCACCCTGCCGCAGATGCAGCCCTGTGGCCGTTATGTGCTGGACGGCGGGCGGAAGCTGCTGAATCTGTCGGCCAACGATTATCTCGGACTGGCCGCCGATGAAGATTTGCGGCGGCAGTTTCTGCACACCCTTTCCGAGCACGAATATGTGTTCGGCTCATCGTCTTCGCGCCTGCTCGGCGGCAACCACCCTGTTTTTGACCGTTTGGAACACCTGATTGCGGCCCGTTACGGCCGCGAAGCCTGCCTGCTCTTCAACAGCGGCTATCACGCCAACAGCGGCATTCTGCCCGCGCTGGCCGACCGGGATACGCTGATGGTTGCCGACAAGCGGGTGCATGCCAGCCTGATTGACGGTATGCGGCTGGCACGGGTACAGAACGGCGCGGCATTCTGCCGTTTCCCGCATCAGGATTACGCGCGGCTGGCGGAAATCCTGCACGGGCGGGGGCGGCATTTTGCGCGGGTACTGGTGGTTACCGAAAGTATTTTCAGCATGGACGGCGACTGTACCGACCTGCGTGCGCTGGTCGATTTGAAACGGCATTTCGACAATGTATTGTTGTATGTGGACGAGGCACACGCCGTCGGTGTGCGCGGCAGCGGCGGATTGGGGCTGGCGCAGGAACAGGACTGTATCGGCGGGATCGATTTTCTGGTCGGCACGTTCGGCAAGGCACTGGCGGCATCGGGTGCGTATCTGGTATGCGGCCGCGTCGTGAAAGACTGGCTGGTCAATACCGCCCGCCCGCTGCTGTTTTCCACCGCACTGCCGCCGGTTGCGGCCGAGTGGGCGGCATTTGTGTTTGCGCGGCTGCCGCAGTTTGAAGACAGAAGGCGGCATCTGGCCGCGCTGTCGCACCGTTTTCAGACGGCCTCGGCAGGCCTGCCGGGTACGGTGGCGGCCACGGGCAGCCATCTTGTCCCTTATGTTTTGGGCGACCCTGCCCGTGCGCAGGCGTGTGCGCACCGTTTGCGGGCGGCGGGGTTCTACTGCCTGCCGGTACGGCCGCCGACCGTGCCGCCGGGGCGTGCCGGCGTGCGTTTTTCGCTCAACGCCGCCATGACGGAGGCGGAACTGGACGTGCTGGCTGCCGCGCTCGGGAGTCTGTCCGATGCGGATTGA
- a CDS encoding YdiU family protein, whose product MNMLPLRESAFAALPEGFYARVRPEPLGGVHWVAQNHALAAEIGLPEDFFDRPGVLAALGGSAADYRPQPLASVYSGHQFGVYVPQLGDGRAVLLGASDAPDGRVWEWQLKGAGKTPFSRFADGRAVLRSSIREYLASEAVHGLGIPTTRALALVGSPDAVYRERQETAAVLTRLAPCFIRFGHLEYFARRGREAPLRALLDFLLAHYFPAAAAAPQPDLALFDAMVQNSAELAAAWQSVGFCHGVLNTDNLSVLGLTIDYGPFGFLDAYDKHHVPNRSDREGRYAYGAQPYIVQWNLSRAGAAFLPFCAADDLRAVLEDFPRRFQTAYEARMRAKLGLRTADAGDGQLIEDLFAALQGRGVDFTLFFRRLSALDSRHGAPLPPDLAALLPDEPLPRLDNWFGRYRRRLRMEGVPQAEKTAQMNRANPLYILRNYLLEQAIAQAQNGDFGEIGRLHRCLSAPFDERAGFADLAAPAWAADICITCSS is encoded by the coding sequence ATGAATATGCTGCCGTTGCGCGAATCGGCTTTTGCCGCCCTGCCGGAGGGGTTTTACGCCCGCGTCCGCCCCGAACCGCTGGGCGGAGTGCACTGGGTGGCGCAGAATCACGCTTTGGCCGCCGAAATCGGTTTGCCGGAAGATTTTTTCGATCGGCCCGGTGTGCTGGCGGCTTTGGGCGGCAGCGCGGCCGATTACCGCCCGCAGCCTTTGGCTTCGGTGTACAGCGGCCATCAGTTCGGCGTGTATGTGCCGCAGTTGGGCGACGGCCGCGCCGTATTGCTGGGCGCATCGGACGCGCCCGACGGGCGGGTGTGGGAATGGCAGCTCAAAGGGGCGGGCAAAACGCCGTTTTCGCGCTTTGCCGACGGCCGTGCCGTGCTGCGTTCGAGCATACGCGAATATCTGGCTTCGGAGGCGGTGCACGGCTTGGGGATTCCGACCACGCGCGCGCTGGCTCTGGTCGGCAGTCCCGACGCGGTGTACCGCGAGCGGCAGGAAACGGCGGCCGTGCTGACACGGCTGGCACCGTGTTTTATCCGTTTCGGCCATTTGGAATATTTCGCCCGCCGAGGGCGGGAAGCCCCGTTGCGCGCGCTGCTGGATTTTCTGCTGGCGCACTATTTTCCTGCCGCAGCCGCCGCGCCGCAGCCGGATTTGGCATTATTTGATGCAATGGTGCAGAACAGTGCCGAATTGGCGGCGGCATGGCAGAGTGTCGGTTTCTGCCACGGCGTGCTGAATACCGATAATCTGTCCGTTTTGGGGCTGACCATCGATTACGGCCCGTTCGGTTTTCTCGATGCCTACGACAAGCATCATGTGCCGAACCGTTCCGACCGCGAAGGACGTTATGCCTATGGCGCGCAGCCGTATATCGTGCAGTGGAATCTGTCGCGTGCCGGTGCGGCTTTTCTGCCGTTCTGCGCCGCTGATGATTTGCGCGCCGTGCTGGAAGATTTTCCGCGCCGTTTTCAGACGGCCTACGAAGCCCGTATGCGCGCCAAACTCGGTTTGCGGACCGCCGATGCGGGCGATGGGCAGCTGATTGAAGACTTATTTGCCGCCTTGCAGGGCAGGGGCGTGGACTTTACCCTGTTTTTCCGCCGCCTGAGCGCGCTGGACAGCCGTCATGGCGCGCCGCTGCCGCCCGATTTGGCCGCGCTGCTGCCCGACGAGCCGCTGCCGCGTTTGGATAACTGGTTCGGCCGCTACCGCCGCCGTCTGCGCATGGAGGGCGTGCCGCAGGCGGAAAAAACGGCACAGATGAACCGTGCCAACCCGCTGTATATTCTGCGCAATTATCTGCTGGAACAGGCCATCGCGCAGGCGCAAAACGGGGACTTCGGCGAAATCGGCCGTCTGCACCGCTGCCTGTCCGCCCCGTTTGACGAGCGCGCCGGATTTGCCGATTTGGCCGCCCCCGCTTGGGCGGCCGACATCTGCATCACCTGTTCCAGCTGA
- a CDS encoding serine hydrolase → MNSREREDLTLLLIRDAAEAPMWIDNWAAAFPAAVLLEARSGTPEALLPALNRAAAGSRPLAAVAHGAGAAAVLHWLYQADIRTRGRLKTLILAAPDRYAFDGDAARAVCPCPAAVLHGRDDPDSVNIRRQAARWHAACLTAPENGRLNGRPHGWEWGAKLLQEMLLA, encoded by the coding sequence ATGAACAGCCGAGAACGCGAAGACCTGACCCTGCTGCTGATCCGCGATGCCGCCGAAGCCCCGATGTGGATCGACAACTGGGCGGCCGCCTTCCCCGCCGCCGTCCTGCTCGAAGCGCGCAGCGGCACACCCGAAGCCCTCCTGCCCGCACTGAACCGCGCCGCAGCGGGCAGTCGGCCCTTGGCCGCCGTGGCACACGGTGCCGGTGCTGCCGCCGTGCTCCACTGGCTCTATCAGGCCGACATCCGCACACGCGGCCGTCTGAAAACCCTGATTCTCGCCGCACCCGACCGTTATGCTTTTGACGGCGATGCCGCTAGGGCCGTCTGCCCCTGCCCTGCTGCCGTACTGCACGGCCGCGATGACCCCGACAGCGTCAATATACGCCGCCAGGCCGCCCGCTGGCACGCCGCCTGCCTGACCGCCCCCGAAAACGGCCGCCTGAACGGCCGCCCGCACGGCTGGGAGTGGGGAGCCAAACTGTTGCAGGAAATGCTGCTGGCCTAA
- a CDS encoding helix-turn-helix domain-containing protein, translating to MSSTPTDIAHCISQSLTRYFSLLEGEPARDVYAMVLCQVEKPMLEVVMAECGGNQSKAAAVLGLNRNTLRKKLLEHGLLAAD from the coding sequence ATGTCGTCCACCCCAACCGATATTGCCCACTGTATTTCACAAAGCCTTACCCGCTATTTCAGCCTTTTGGAAGGCGAGCCTGCACGCGATGTGTATGCGATGGTGCTGTGTCAGGTGGAAAAGCCGATGCTGGAAGTGGTGATGGCCGAATGCGGCGGCAACCAGAGCAAAGCCGCCGCCGTGTTGGGGCTGAACCGCAATACCTTGCGCAAAAAACTGCTGGAACACGGCCTGTTGGCCGCAGATTGA
- a CDS encoding methyltransferase domain-containing protein translates to MAGIDKQMVGRRFAAAAAGYAQHTPVQRLVCRRLLHMLAAHGRRRFGRVLEIGCGTGGLTRLLDTHLHVREWVLNDLNPLLPDFPLPAAPWRFVPGDAEQIAFGTGCDLVAAASVVQWFVQPQAFVRRAAAALDADGLLLVGTFAPGNLGEVRAAGGGGLDYPSAGQWRGWLAADFELLAWHEETVCLRFDSPSAVLRHLKGGGVNGIRSGVWSRGRLNAFCEAYSRFSDGRSVPLTYRPMLFLARRKRHAVQTA, encoded by the coding sequence ATGGCAGGGATAGACAAACAGATGGTCGGGCGGCGTTTTGCCGCTGCGGCGGCGGGCTACGCGCAGCATACGCCCGTGCAGCGGCTGGTGTGCCGCCGCCTGCTGCACATGCTGGCCGCCCACGGCCGCCGCCGTTTCGGGCGGGTGCTGGAAATCGGCTGCGGCACCGGCGGGCTGACCCGTCTGCTGGATACGCATCTGCATGTGCGCGAATGGGTATTGAACGACTTGAATCCGCTGCTGCCGGATTTCCCGCTGCCTGCCGCGCCGTGGCGTTTTGTGCCGGGCGATGCCGAGCAGATCGCGTTCGGGACGGGCTGTGATTTGGTGGCGGCGGCTTCGGTGGTGCAGTGGTTTGTGCAGCCGCAGGCGTTTGTGCGGCGGGCGGCCGCCGCGCTGGATGCGGACGGACTGCTGCTGGTCGGCACGTTCGCACCGGGTAATCTGGGCGAAGTACGTGCGGCGGGCGGCGGCGGTTTGGACTATCCCTCTGCCGGACAGTGGCGCGGCTGGCTGGCGGCGGATTTCGAACTCTTGGCGTGGCATGAGGAGACGGTGTGCCTGCGGTTTGACAGCCCGTCTGCGGTGCTGCGGCATTTGAAGGGCGGCGGTGTGAACGGTATCCGCAGCGGTGTGTGGAGCAGAGGCCGTCTGAATGCGTTTTGCGAAGCCTACAGCCGTTTTTCGGACGGCCGTTCCGTACCGCTGACCTACCGCCCGATGCTGTTTCTGGCGCGCAGAAAACGCCATGCCGTTCAGACGGCCTGA
- a CDS encoding YheT family hydrolase, with amino-acid sequence MKPTMPEPAAKQKLLAQLPPFEPLNWLAGGNLQTLYAKSLQSAAPPYRRELLPDRFGTGRVAYDFIDADDQDAPLVMLFHGLEGSSRSHYAVALMNAVRAKGWHGVVAHFPTCGGVPARRMYHSGDTPEAAHMLQLMAARYETVYAAGVSMGGNILAKYLGEQGRRSQAAVPRAAAVVSAPLDLPAAGAALSHGLPKLLYTRYFLNTMLPKIEAWTGAPPVHKIRSLADFDHYYTAPLNGFAGKDDYYRRAASKPYLKDIAVPTLVLNAQNDPFLPGRFLPGEAEVSPQVYLLQPANGGHVGFVSGRGRGHLNWLPAALLRFFELAA; translated from the coding sequence ATGAAACCGACGATGCCCGAACCGGCCGCCAAACAGAAACTGCTGGCGCAGCTGCCGCCGTTTGAACCGTTAAACTGGCTGGCCGGCGGCAACCTGCAAACCCTGTATGCCAAGTCGCTGCAATCTGCCGCACCGCCTTACCGGCGCGAGCTGCTGCCCGACCGTTTCGGCACCGGCCGCGTGGCTTACGACTTTATCGACGCGGACGATCAAGATGCGCCGCTGGTGATGCTGTTTCACGGCTTGGAAGGCAGCAGCCGCAGCCATTATGCCGTTGCCCTGATGAATGCCGTGCGCGCCAAAGGCTGGCACGGCGTGGTGGCGCATTTCCCCACCTGCGGCGGCGTACCCGCCCGGCGTATGTACCACAGCGGCGACACGCCCGAGGCGGCGCATATGCTGCAACTGATGGCGGCGCGTTATGAAACGGTGTACGCCGCCGGCGTGTCGATGGGCGGCAATATTCTGGCGAAATATCTGGGTGAGCAGGGCAGGCGGTCTCAGGCGGCCGTGCCGCGTGCGGCGGCTGTGGTATCGGCACCGCTGGATTTGCCCGCTGCGGGCGCAGCCTTGTCCCACGGTTTGCCCAAGCTGCTGTACACCCGCTATTTTCTCAACACCATGCTGCCCAAAATCGAAGCGTGGACGGGTGCGCCGCCGGTGCACAAAATCCGTTCGCTGGCCGATTTTGACCATTACTACACCGCGCCGCTCAACGGTTTTGCCGGCAAAGACGATTATTACCGACGGGCGGCTTCCAAGCCTTATTTGAAAGACATTGCCGTACCCACGCTGGTGTTGAATGCACAAAACGACCCCTTCCTGCCGGGGCGTTTTTTGCCCGGTGAGGCCGAGGTTTCGCCGCAGGTGTATCTGCTGCAGCCGGCAAACGGCGGCCATGTCGGATTTGTTTCAGGGCGCGGGAGAGGCCATCTGAACTGGCTGCCCGCCGCCTTATTGCGTTTTTTCGAGTTGGCCGCCTGA